Genomic DNA from Bacteroides zhangwenhongii:
TTTATGGGGATATATTAGTGACAAATTAAATATTCCTGTATCTCGTTTGTCCAAGGACAATATAGAAGAAAAATTGAGAAATCACGGAGTAAGCGAGGAATTAATCAAGGATTTCTTGAATGCACTAAATGATTGTGAATTTGCCCGTTTCGCTCCGGGAGACGAAAGTCAAGCTATGGACAAGGTTTATGCATCTTCAATAGAGGTGATAAGCAAAATGGAGAATTCAATTAAACATTAACCTAGAAGAGATTATGTCATGAGAAAAATATTATTTTTTATATTAATGTCAATGTCAATCACTTGTTTTGGACAGGATTCACTGAATGTTGATTCCAAGCAAGTGAATGAAGGAGATTCCATCCATACAGCAAGTACCACTATGTTCTCCAATAACACATTGGACAATGTTACGAAAACGGAAGGGGATTCTGCATATATAAAAGAAGATTATACCGCAGCCATTCAAATCTACGAAGCACTGCTCAAAAATGGAGAAGCGGCTGAAGTGTACTATAATTTAGGAAATAGCTACTATAAGATAGGAGAAATAGCCAAAGCTGTTCTTAATTACGAACGTGCCTTACTACTACAACCCGGCAATAGTGATATTCGTGCTAACCTTGAAGTAGCGCGTGCAAAAACAATAGACAAGGTGGAAGCTATTCCTGAGATCTTTTTTGTTTCATGGATCAAGTCGTTGATAAATAGTATGAGTGTAGATGCTTGGGCTACATTAGGAATTATCTCTTTCATTTTATTAATTGTAGCTCTCTATTTTTTCATCTTTTCAAAGCAGATATTATGGAAAAAAACTGGATTCATCTCAGGAATCATCTTTTTAATCATTACTATATGTGCCAATCTGTTTGCTTCTGAACAAAAAGAGCATTTAGTAATCAGAAACGAAGCAATAGTGATGAATCCAAGTGTTACTGTTCGTAGTACTCCAAGCGAAAGTGGTACTAGCTTATTTATTCTTCATGAAGGGAGAAAAGTAAGTATTAAAGATGATTCAATGAAAGAATGGAAAGAAATTCGATTAGAAGATGGAAAAGTTGGATGGGTACCAGCTTCTGCCATTGAAGCGATATAAACAATAATAATAGATTTTATAAATTAAGAAAAAAAGATAAGCAAATAATTTGTTTTATCTTTTTTTTTGCTTAAGTTTATAGCGTGATAAAGATATCACATAGTATTAACCATTAAATTTACGAGACATGAGAACAATAACATTTAATGAACTTCGTAAGATTAAAGACTCATTGCCCAGCGGTAGCATGCATAGAATAGCAGACGAACTTGGTTTACACGTAGATACCGTGCGAAACTTCTTCGGAGGTCATAATTTCAAGGAGGGAAAAAGTGTCGGAATACATCTTGAGCCCGGTCCGGATGGTGGGCTTGTAATGATAGATGATACGACCGTTCTTGATCGGGCTTTAAAAATTTTAGATGAATTAAATCTGAGTATGCAAAAAGAACAGGCTACCGAATCTGTGCAAGTTTAAAATATAACAAACCGAATCCCAATTGAATAAAACAATTGGGATTTCTTATTTGTTCACCTTATAAAATATACATTTATGGAAGATAAATTAGTAACTCTAGCCATTCTGACGTATACTAAAGCTCAGATATTAAAGAATGTCCTCGAAAATGAAGGTATTGAAACATACATTCATAATGTTAATCAAATACAACCAGTCGTTTCTTCGGGGGTTCGTTTACGAATCAAAGAAAGTGATTTACCACGTGCACTAAAAATAACCGAAAGTTCTACCTGGTTATCTGAAAGTATAGTGGGAGAGAAGGAACCTAAAACAGAGAATAAATCAAATAAGATTTTAATTCCTGTCGATTTCTCTAATTATTCGATGAAAGCATGTGAATTTGCTTTTAACTTAGCAAAAACTGAAAATGCTGAAGTTATCTTATTACACGTTTATTTTACACCAATATATGCGTCTTCATTGCCGTATGGTGATGTCTTCAATTACCAAGTTGGAGATGAAGAGACTGTAAAAACTATTATTCATAGAGTTCATTCTGATCTCAACACCTTATCAGCTAAAATAAAAGAAAAAATAGTTTCAGGGGAATTTCCGGGTATCAAATATAGTTGCATTTTACGAGAAGGCATTCCTGAAGAAGAGATTCTCAGATATGCAAAGGAAGAACGTCCTATTGTTATCATCATGGGAACTCGTGGAAAAAACCAAAAAGATATTGATTTGATCGGTAGTGTAACCGCTGAGGTCATTGATAGAAGCCGTGTTCCAGTATTAGCTATTCCAGAAAATACTCCATTTAAACAATTTAGTGAAGTCAAACGGATTGCTTTTATAACTAATTTTGATCAAAGAGATTTAATAGCTTTTGAGGCATTCTTTAACACTTGGAAATCGTTCCATTTTTCTGTATCTTTGATACATCTTACGGAATCTAAAGATACGTGGAATGAAATAAAACTTGCAGGAATAAAAGAATATTTCCATAAACAATACCCAGGTCTGGAAATCCATTATGATGTTGTGATGAATGATAATTTATTGAAAGGGCTTGACCAATACATCAAGGATAACCAAATAGATATAATTACATTGACTTCATATAAAAGAAATATATTTGCTCGATTATTTAATCCTAGTATTGCCAGAAAGATGATATTTCATTCCGATACGCCATTGCTTGTTATTAACGGATAATCAAACAGAAGCAAAAAAAGAAACCATATTGGAGGAATAATCGATATTATGTTTAATATATAAAAGGAGTAAATAATAAAACTTTGCTCCTTTTCTGTTTTATTAGCCCTACTTCAATCTACAAAAAGTTCTGTATCTCCATTTAAACATAAAAAAAGAAGGCCACTAAGGGAGTGACCTTCTTTACTAATCTCATATGGAGAAAGAATTATTACTTCATCATCTTATCAATTTCCTCAAATTCCGGTCCCATATTCAAGTTATAATAAACACGGTAAAGTCCTTGCAACCACAAATCTTTCTGGTCTGGTTTCAAAGCACGGGCTTTCTCATAAAAAGGCTTAGCTTCTTCATAGAACTTCTTTACTACAGCCTGTGCTTCAGCATACTTAGGATCATTAATATCCGTCGTTGCTTTATCAGCATAATCCTGCGCTTTCATCAAATACACCAAACCTACGTTAGAGTATGCTTCTGCATATTCCGGATCAGCAGCAATAGCCTTTTTATAGAATTCAATTGCATTATCATATTCTTTCATGTTATGATAAAGATATGCCTTTACATATAAATACAGCTTATTATTCGGATCATTAGACAGCATTCTGTCAGCAAACTCCATAGCCTTAGAGGCTTGATTAGAACTATTATAATAATCAACCAAATTGGCAAAGAAATAATCATTTCCTGGAAATTTAAGAATACCTTCTTCCAAAGCTTTGATCCATGCTACTGTGTCCCCCTTAGCTTTATAAGCATCAGCCATTAATTGCATTGCAAACTTGCCACCATCTTTATCTGACAAAGCCATCGGAGCATACTTGATAATCGCATCTTTATTACCTACTCTATCAGCTGCCAATGTTGCATAATAAGCAATCTGCGGAAGAAGAGTATCGTTTTTAGCAATCTCTTTATCAGCTAACATAGGATATGAAGCTGACTCTACGTATGTTGCGAAGAATTTCAACGCTTCTTTATTCTTATCCAAATTAAAATATTGAATGCCACCATTGATCAAATTCGGACGTTCGGCCAACATACTAGAAGCATTCGCCTTCCGATATTTGTTTTTAATTTTGCCCTTTTCATTGGGTACTTGAGCCAAATCGTCACACTTAGTATAATACTCATACATCTTCAATATGCTATTATACACTTTCAATGTATCATACGGTTTTCTCAAAAAAGCATTTTTCATCTGCTCTTCGTTGATACGTTTCTGGATAAATCCAGCAACATCCCATGTTTCAGCAAGATCCTTTGTTTCAGGATTCTTCATAGCTTCCTTAATAAGCTGTTCAGCCTGCTTAAAATTAGGTTTTACGTCATTAGCTATGCTCTTCGCTTCTTTTACATTTTTCATTTGAGCAAAAGAGAAGCTAACAGCCATCAATAAAACCATAGAAAATAATACTCTTTTCATGATTGTTGTTTGATTAATTATTAATATTATGTCTATTCCTCAATGTTATTACTTTCGTTCTCATTTACATCTGACGTATCATCATTGTCAATATCAGGAGCATCAGTATTAGGATCACTCACAATAGTACCCTCTACTTCTTCTTCCGGTATTTCATCCTCAAGACTTTCAGTCATGACTTTACATACTGAACCAATCTGATCATTGCGTTTTTCAAGATTAATCAAACGGACACCTTGGGTAGCACGCCCCATGATACGAACATCTTCTACCTTCAAACGAATTGTGATACCGGATTTATTGATAATCATCAAATCATTTTCATCTGTTACAGATTTAATCGTTACCAATTTACCCGTTTTTTCAGTAATATTCATTGTTTTCACCCCCTTACCTCCACGGTTGGTCTTACGATAGTCTTCAATTTCAGAACGTTTACCATATCCTTGCTCAGAAACAACCATTACAGATTCTGTCTCCAAGTCCTTAATGCAAATCATTCCCACAACTTCATCCTGGCCATCGTTATCTAATGTAATACCACGCACACCCGTTGCTGTACGTCCCATAACGCGCACTGCTGCTTCATGGAAACGAATTGCACGTCCATTACGGTTGGCTATGATAATTTCATTATTTCCATTCGTCATACGAACTTCGATAACACTGTCATCTTCACGAATCGTAATAGCATTTACACCATTCTGGCGAGGACGAGAATATTGTTCTAACAATGTTTTCTTTATTACACCTTTCTTAGTACAGAATAATACATAGTGGCTATTGATGAACTCTGAATCCTCTAAACTCTTCACACGCAAATATGCCGTTACATTATCATCTGAATCAATATTCAACAAATTCTGAATAGCACGCCCCTTAGAGTTCTTCGTTCCTTCAGGTATCTCATACACTTTCAACCAATAACACTTACCTTTTTGTGTAAAGAACATCATGGTATTGTGCATGGTAGCCGGATAAATATGCTCTACAAAGTCTTCATCACGAGTTTCTGTTCCCTTAGAACCTACCCCACCACGATTCTGTGCGCGGAATTCTGTTAAAGGAGTACGCTTGATATATCCCATATGAGAAATGGTGATAATCATCTGGTCATCAGCGTAGAAATCTTCCGGATTAAACTCTTCAGAAGAATATACAATCTCAGAACGGCGTTCATCCCCATATTTTGCTTTCACTTCCAGTAGTTCATCTTTCATTACCTTACGGCATACTTCATCATCAGCCAGAATACTTTCCAAATAAGCAATCTGCTTCATGATTTCCTCGTATTCCGCATGAAGCTGATCCTGCATCAAACCGGTCAACTGGCGCAAACGCATTTCTACAATAGCACGCGACTGAATTTCTGTCAGATTGAAGCGTTCTATCAAGCCTGCTATAGCATCATTGGGCGTTTTAGCAGCACGGATAATACGAATTACTTCATCAATATTATCCGAAGCAATAATTAAACCTTCAAGAATATGTGCCCGCTCTTTTGCTTTACGAAGTTCGAACTGGGTACGACGAATTACGACCTCGTGTCTATGTTCTATGAAATATTTTATTAAATCTCTCAGATTTAATGTCTTTGGACGTCCGTGTATCAAAGCAACATTATTCACACCAAAAGATGTCTGTAAAGCTGTCATCTTATAAAGTTTATTCAGCACTACACTTGCATTTGCATCACGTTTTACGTCAATAACGATACGCATACCATCACGGTCAGACTCATCATTAGCATTCGAGATACCTTCTATTTTCTTATCGTTAACAAGGTCAGCGATATACTTAATCAATTCTGCCTTATTTACATTATAGGGAATCTCGGTGATTACAATTTTATCATGCGCCTGCCCGCTTTCAATTTCAGCTCTCGCACGCATAACCACACGTCCACGACCTGTCAGATAAGCCTCACGCACACCACTTACACCATATATATATCCGCCTGTAGGAAAGTCCGGAGCTTTCACAAACTCCATCAACTCTTCCACTGTAATTTCCGGATTATCAATATATGCATCACAAGCATCTATAACTTCAGAAAGATTATGTGGAGGCATATTGGTAGCCATACCCACGGCAATACCAGATGCACCATTCACTAAAAGATTAGGAATTCGAGTTGGCATTACCTTAGGTTCAACCAAAGTATTATCAAAGTTAGGCTCAAAATCTACGGTTTCCTTATACAAGTCATCCATCATCGCTTCACCCAACTTATTAAGACGTGCCTCCGTATAACGCATAGCAGCAGGGCTATCACCGTCTACCGAACCAAAGTTACCCTGTCCGTCTACCAAAGGATAACGCATCGCCCACTCCTGAGCCATACGAACCATTGCAAGATAAACAGAAAAATCTCCATGAGGATGATACTTACCAAGTACTTCACCAACAATTCTGGCCGATTTCTTATAAGGTTTATCTGAAGTATTACCCAATTCCATCATTCCGTATAAAATTCTACGGTGAACGGGCTTAAATCCATCTCTAACATCCGGAAGGGCACGCGAAACGATGACCGACATAGAGTAGTCAATGTACGATGACTTCATTTCCTCCTCGATGTTAATCTTTATAATTCTGTCTTGTTCAAGCATTTAAAATGATTATTAATTATACATTCTACGGTTTGTAAAAAACCACGCTAAAGTACTACTTTTCCCGGATATACGAAAGTTTTTGGAAAGAAAGTTTTATTATGAATGGAATGATACCCAACTAAGCTTTAAAATACGAAAACAAAAAGAGAAAAATAATAAATTAGGCTATAAAGGCTATGGAATATCGGCAAAAAACATCCAGCCATTTGTTATACCTTATTATATATAACGCAAATGTAGCATTTTTATGGCACGCCATTTGTAGATATAAGAAATAAAGCAAATATTGCAATACAAACTTGATTTAATGCGTATATTTGCGAGTGAATAACCCTTAGAAAAGAAGGAAGAAAGTATGAATAATCAATTCTCACAAAGAGTTTCCGACATTATCGTCTATAGTAAAGAAGAAGCGAATCGGTTGAGAAGTAGGTACATAGGTCCAGAACACCTGCTTCTAGGTATGCTCCGTGACGGTGAAGGAAAAGCTATCGAGATATTGTCTAAACTCAATCCCAATCTGACTACCATCAAACAGCAGATTGAAGCTCAGCTAAAGGTAGAAGCTGATGATATGTTATTACCTGACGCAGAGGTGTCGTTGTCTAATGACGCGGCAAAAATATTAAAAATGTGTATTTTAGAAGCACGTGGAATGAAAAGTAACATCGCTGACACAGAACATGTTCTGTTGGCAATTTTAAGAGAAAAGAAGAATGTAGCAGCCTCCATACTTGAAGCAAATAACATCAATTATGCAAAAGTATTGGAACAGGTAACATTGCAACCAGACATAAATGCTGGAATGTTTACTGAAGATGACGATGAAGACGAAGAAATGTCTTCCCCCCGCTCAAGCGGAAGAGGCAATTCTGAAGAGCGCCAACAGGCACAAACAGCTTCGAAAAAGCCATCTAATGACACACCTGTACTTGACAATTTCGGTACGGATATGACAAAAGCGGCAGAAGAAGGAAAATTAGATCCAGTAGTCGGCAGAGAAAAAGAAATTGAACGTTTGGCCCAAATCTTAAGCCGCCGTAAAAAAAACAACCCTATTCTAATAGGTGAACCGGGTGTAGGGAAATCAGCTATTGTTGAGGGACTTGCTTTAAGAATTACTCAGAAAAAGGTTTCACGAATTTTGTTTGATAAACGAGTTGTGGCTCTGGATATGACAGCTGTCGTAGCAGGTACCAAATATCGCGGACAATTTGAAGAGCGTATTCGTTCCATTCTAAATGAGTTACAGAGAAATCCCAATGTAATTCTGTTTGTCGATGAGATTCACACAATTGTAGGTGCAGGGTCGGCTGCAGGCTCTATGGACGCTGCAAATATGTTAAAACCGGCATTGGCTAGAGGAGAAATACAATGTATTGGCGCTACCACCCTTGATGAGTATCGTAAAAATATTGAAAAAGACGGTGCTCTTGAACGTCGTTTCCAAAAAGTAATAGTAGAACCAACTACGGCTGAGGAAACTCTTCAAATTTTACATAACATCAAGGACAAGTATGAAGACCATCATAATGTTTTTTATACTGATGAAGCATTGGAAGCATGTGTCAAGCTGACAGACCGCTATATCACAGATCGTAATTTCCCTGATAAGGCTATTGATGCTTTGGATGAAGCCGGTTCACGGGTACATCTTACCAACATTAATGTTCCTAAAGAGATAGAAGAGCAGGAAAAATTGATCGAAGAAGCTAAAAGTAAGAAAAATGAAGCAGTTAAATCTCAGAACTTTGAACTTGCAGCCAGCTTTCGGGATAAAGAAAAAGAATTTTCTCTTCGATTAGACGAGATGAAAAAAGAGTGGGAAGCCAGTCTGAAGGAAAATAGGCAGACCGTTGATGCAGAAGAGATCGCCAACGTTATATCAATGATGTCAGGTATTCCTGTACAACGTATGGCACAAGCCGAAGGTATTAAGCTAGCCGGCATGAAAGAAGATCTGCAATCTAAAGTCATAGCGCAAGATACGGCCATAGAAAAGTTGGTAAAAGCAATATTGCGAAGCCGTGTAGGATTAAAAGATCCCAATAAGCCAATTGGCACATTCATGTTCTTAGGCCCAACGGGGGTTGGTAAAACCCATTTAGCCAAAGAATTAGCCAAATATATGTTTGGTTCAGCCGATGCACTGATTCGTATAGACATGAGTGAGTACATGGAAAAATTTACGGTTTCACGACTGGTCGGAGCACCTCCGGGATACGTAGGATATGAAGAAGGGGGACAATTAACAGAAAAAGTACGCCGCAAACCATATTCTATTGTATTGCTTGATGAAATAGAAAAAGCGCATCCAGATGTATTCAATATCTTGCTTCAAGTGATGGATGAAGGACGTCTGACTGACAGTTATGGCAGGATGGTAGACTTTAAAAACACTGTTATCATCATGACCTCCAATATCGGAACCCGTCAGTTGAAAGAATTTGGACGAGGGGTCGGATTTGCAACACAAAGCCGACTTGATGACAAGGAATTCTCGCGAAGTGTAATCCAAAAAGCTTTAAATAAATCATTCGCTCCTGAATTTATTAATCGAGTAGATGAAATTATCACATTCGACCAACTCTCTCTGGAAGCAATTACAAAGATTATTGATATAGAGCTGAAAGGATTATATAATAGAATTGAATCTATTGGATATAAATTAATTATCGAAGATAAAGCGAAAGAGTTCATAGCAACCAAAGGATACGATGTGCAATATGGTGCCCGTCCTTTAAAACGAGCTATTCAAACCTATTTGGAAGACGGGTTATCAGAACTCATCATTTCTTCGTCTTTAAAAGAAAAAGACATCATTCAAGTCTCTCTTAATGGAGAAAAAGGTGAATTAGAAATGAAAGCTATTACTCAAGAATAAGATTATATTGTCCATGTTTGGAATCAATATTAAGTATGTCATAATGTCAGACCTTCGGGTCTGGCATTTTTTTTGTCTCTACCTAAGTAAGTATCAATTAAAATTAATCAATAGATAAACTAAAAAATATACGTATTATGCAGAAAGGTAATATTGGAGTTACAACAGAGAACATTTTTCCTATTATCAAAAAGTTCTTGTACAGTGACCATGAGATTTTTCTTCGTGAGTTAGTATCCAATGCAGTAGACGCTACTCAGAAGCTGAATACACTAGCTTCTATCGGAGAGTTTAAAGGTGAGTTAGGTGATTTAACCATTCATGTTGAATTAGGCAAAGATACTATTACCATTTCCGATCGCGGTATTGGTCTGACTGCAGAAGAAATCGAAAAGTATATCAATCAGATTGCATTCTCTGGAGCAAATGATTTCCTCGAGAAATACAAAAATGACGCAAATGCCATCATTGGTCATTTCGGATTAGGTTTCTATTCTGCTTTTATGGTTGCAAAGAAAGTAGAAATAATCACTAAGTCATATAAAGACGGTGCACAAGCTGTAAAATGGACTTGTGACGGTAGTCCTGAATTTACAATTGAAGAAGTGGAAAAAGCAGATCGAGGCTCGGATATCATCTTGTACATTGATGATGACTGCAAGGAATTTCTTGAAGAAGCCCGTATTTCCGGACTTTTGAAGAAATATTGCAGTTTCCTTCCTGTTCCTATTGCATTTGGGAAGAAAAAAGAATGGAAAGATGGCAAACAGATAGATACAGCCGAAGATAATATCATCAATGATACAACTCCCCTATGGACTCGCAAACCTAGCGAACTATCGGATGAAGATTACAAATCATTCTATAGTAAGTTGTATCCGATGTCTGACGAACCACTTTTCTGGATTCATCTGAATGTCGACTACCCATTCCATTTGACTGGAATTCTTTATTTCCCGAAAGTAAAAAGCAATATTGAACTAAATAAAAACAAGATTCAATTATATTGCAATCAGGTATATGTTACAGATTCTGTTGAAGGTATTGTGCCGGACTTCTTGACACTGTTGCATGGAGTGATAGATTCTCCAGATATTCCGTTGAATGTTTCCCGGTCATATTTGCAGAGTGATTCAAACGTGAAGAAAATTTCAACCTATATCACAAAGAAAGTTTCCGACCGTCTGCAATCCATCTTCAAGAATGATCGCAAACAATTTGAAGAAAAGTGGAATGATTTAAAAATATTTATCAATTATGGAATGCTCACACAAGAGGATTTCTATGATAAAGCGCAAAAATTTGCCCTTTTCACCGATACAAATGACAAGCATTACACATTTGAAGAATACCAGACTCTTATTAAAGATAATCAAACAGATAAAGATGGAAATCTGATCTATCTGTATGCTAACAACAAAGATGAACAATATAGTTACATTGAAGCTGCCACCAATAAAGGATACAATGTTTTGCTTATGGATGGCCAGTTAGACGTAGCTATGATAAGCATGTTGGAACAAAAGCTGGAGAAGTCCCGCTTCACCCGTGTTGATAGTGATGTTATCGACAATCTTATCGTTAAAGAAGATAAGAAAGGCGAAATATTGGAAGCAGACAAGCAAGATGCTATCACAACAGCCTTCAAAAGTCAACTTCCTAAAATGGACAAAGTCGAGTTCAATGTCATGACACAAGCATTGGGAGAAAATTCTGCTCCAGTAATGATTACTCAAAGCGAATATATGCGTCGTATGAAAGAAATGGCGAACATACAAGCCGGAATGAGTTTCTATGGCGAAATGCCTGATATGTTCAATTTAATACTGAATTCCGATCACAAACTGATAAAGCAGGTATTAAATGAAGAAGAAGGAGCTTGCCATGCAGAAGTAACCCCGATACAATCTGAAATGGATAGCATCAACAAAAAACGCAATGAGCTGAAAGATAAGCAGAAAGGTAAGAAAGATGAAGATATCCCAACAGCTGAAAAAGATGAACTAAATGATTTAGATAAGAAATGGGATGATCTGAAGAGTAAGAAAGAAGCTATCTTCGCAGGTTATGCCAGCAATAATAAAGTTATCCGTCAACTGATTGACTTAGCTTTATTGCAAAATAATATGTTAAGAGGTGAAGCATTGAACAACTTCGTAAAACGTAGCATTGAGCTGATTTAACATCGCCCCTTTTAAACATTACATAACTTTCAAAAGAGCATTCAACGTTAAATACACGTTGTAATGCTCTTTTTCATTTTAAAACAAGTGGCAAAATATCGATAAATTGAAAAGTATTGCATATATTTGAACACTTAATAGACAGAAATATCAATTGCTTGACTTGGGTTATGAGAAAAATTCTTTTGGTGTTAATTACTTTATGGCTGACTATTCCGGCTATCCATGCCCAAAAAGTAGGATTAGTATTAAGCGGTGGCGGCGCAAAAGGATTAACGCATATTGGTATTATCCGCGCTTTAGAAGAAAACAATATACCTATTGATTATATTGCAGGTACCTCTATGGGGGCCATCATCGGCTCCTTATATGCTATGGGATATTCTCCCGATGATATGGTGGAACTGTTAAAGTCTGAAGACTTCAAACGATGGTATTCCGGAGAAGTGGAAGAAAAGTATGTATATCATTTCAAGAAAAATCTCCCGACTCCTGAATTCTTTAATATTCGTTTTTCATTCAAAGATTCGCTAAAGAACCTGAAACCACAATTTCTTCCCACCAGCGTAGTGAATCCGATTCAGATGAATCTCGTTTTTGTTGATCTGTACGCACGTGCTACAGCTGCATGTAAAGGAGATTTTGATAAGCTCTTCGTACCTTTCCGTTGTATTGCGTCCGATGTATATAACAAGCAGCAATTGATAATGAGAAACGGAGATCTAGGAGATGCGGTCAGAGCTTCAATGAGCTTTCCATTCATGTTCAAGCCTATTGAAATAAACAATGTGTTAGCTTATGATGGAGGGATTTACAACAATTTCCCTACAGATGTCATGAAAGATGATTTTCATCCTGACATTATTATAGGAAGCATTGTATCTACCAATCCCACCAAGCCTAAAGAAGATGACCTTATGAGTCAGATAGAAAATATGGTAATGCAAAAAACCGACTATTCCATTCCCGATTCTGTAGGAATATCTATGACTTTCAAATATGACAATGTCAATCTGATGGATTTCCAACGCATTGACGAACTGCATGATATAGGATATAATCGCACTATCAGCATGATGGACTCGATCAAGAGTCGCATTCACCGGCGTGTAAACGCAGACAATATACGTTTAAGAAGAATGGTGTATAAAAGCAATTTTCCCGAATTACGCTTTAAAAATATTATTATTGATGGCGCCAATCCCCAACAACAAGCCTACATAAAAAGAGAATTTCATAAATCGGACAATAAAGAATTCACCTATGAGGATTTAAAACAAGGTTATTTTCGACTGCTTTCAGACAAAATGATTTCTGAAATCATTCCTCATGCGATTTACAATCCGGAAGATGATACTTACGACCTGCATTTAAAAGTCAAACTAGAGAATAACTTTGCGGTAAGATTGGGTGGGAATATATCTACTTCCAACTCCAATCAGATTTATCTAGGACTGAGTTATCAGGATTTGAATTACTATGCTAAAGAATTCGTTCTTGATGGACAACTTGGAAAGATCTATAACAATATCCAATTTATGGCAAAGATAGATTTCGCCACAGCTATACCTACGTCATATCGTCTCATAGGTTCAATCAGCACTTTCGATTATTTCAAAAAAGACAAGCTTTTTTCTAGAAATGACAAGCCGGCTTTTAACCAAAAAGACGAACGCTTTTTAAAGTTACAAGTAGGCTTACCTTTTCTTTCAAGCAAACGAGCTGAATTC
This window encodes:
- a CDS encoding tetratricopeptide repeat protein, with amino-acid sequence MRKILFFILMSMSITCFGQDSLNVDSKQVNEGDSIHTASTTMFSNNTLDNVTKTEGDSAYIKEDYTAAIQIYEALLKNGEAAEVYYNLGNSYYKIGEIAKAVLNYERALLLQPGNSDIRANLEVARAKTIDKVEAIPEIFFVSWIKSLINSMSVDAWATLGIISFILLIVALYFFIFSKQILWKKTGFISGIIFLIITICANLFASEQKEHLVIRNEAIVMNPSVTVRSTPSESGTSLFILHEGRKVSIKDDSMKEWKEIRLEDGKVGWVPASAIEAI
- a CDS encoding universal stress protein, which gives rise to MEDKLVTLAILTYTKAQILKNVLENEGIETYIHNVNQIQPVVSSGVRLRIKESDLPRALKITESSTWLSESIVGEKEPKTENKSNKILIPVDFSNYSMKACEFAFNLAKTENAEVILLHVYFTPIYASSLPYGDVFNYQVGDEETVKTIIHRVHSDLNTLSAKIKEKIVSGEFPGIKYSCILREGIPEEEILRYAKEERPIVIIMGTRGKNQKDIDLIGSVTAEVIDRSRVPVLAIPENTPFKQFSEVKRIAFITNFDQRDLIAFEAFFNTWKSFHFSVSLIHLTESKDTWNEIKLAGIKEYFHKQYPGLEIHYDVVMNDNLLKGLDQYIKDNQIDIITLTSYKRNIFARLFNPSIARKMIFHSDTPLLVING
- a CDS encoding tetratricopeptide repeat protein, which encodes MKRVLFSMVLLMAVSFSFAQMKNVKEAKSIANDVKPNFKQAEQLIKEAMKNPETKDLAETWDVAGFIQKRINEEQMKNAFLRKPYDTLKVYNSILKMYEYYTKCDDLAQVPNEKGKIKNKYRKANASSMLAERPNLINGGIQYFNLDKNKEALKFFATYVESASYPMLADKEIAKNDTLLPQIAYYATLAADRVGNKDAIIKYAPMALSDKDGGKFAMQLMADAYKAKGDTVAWIKALEEGILKFPGNDYFFANLVDYYNSSNQASKAMEFADRMLSNDPNNKLYLYVKAYLYHNMKEYDNAIEFYKKAIAADPEYAEAYSNVGLVYLMKAQDYADKATTDINDPKYAEAQAVVKKFYEEAKPFYEKARALKPDQKDLWLQGLYRVYYNLNMGPEFEEIDKMMK
- the gyrA gene encoding DNA gyrase subunit A; translation: MLEQDRIIKINIEEEMKSSYIDYSMSVIVSRALPDVRDGFKPVHRRILYGMMELGNTSDKPYKKSARIVGEVLGKYHPHGDFSVYLAMVRMAQEWAMRYPLVDGQGNFGSVDGDSPAAMRYTEARLNKLGEAMMDDLYKETVDFEPNFDNTLVEPKVMPTRIPNLLVNGASGIAVGMATNMPPHNLSEVIDACDAYIDNPEITVEELMEFVKAPDFPTGGYIYGVSGVREAYLTGRGRVVMRARAEIESGQAHDKIVITEIPYNVNKAELIKYIADLVNDKKIEGISNANDESDRDGMRIVIDVKRDANASVVLNKLYKMTALQTSFGVNNVALIHGRPKTLNLRDLIKYFIEHRHEVVIRRTQFELRKAKERAHILEGLIIASDNIDEVIRIIRAAKTPNDAIAGLIERFNLTEIQSRAIVEMRLRQLTGLMQDQLHAEYEEIMKQIAYLESILADDEVCRKVMKDELLEVKAKYGDERRSEIVYSSEEFNPEDFYADDQMIITISHMGYIKRTPLTEFRAQNRGGVGSKGTETRDEDFVEHIYPATMHNTMMFFTQKGKCYWLKVYEIPEGTKNSKGRAIQNLLNIDSDDNVTAYLRVKSLEDSEFINSHYVLFCTKKGVIKKTLLEQYSRPRQNGVNAITIREDDSVIEVRMTNGNNEIIIANRNGRAIRFHEAAVRVMGRTATGVRGITLDNDGQDEVVGMICIKDLETESVMVVSEQGYGKRSEIEDYRKTNRGGKGVKTMNITEKTGKLVTIKSVTDENDLMIINKSGITIRLKVEDVRIMGRATQGVRLINLEKRNDQIGSVCKVMTESLEDEIPEEEVEGTIVSDPNTDAPDIDNDDTSDVNENESNNIEE